Below is a genomic region from Anoplolepis gracilipes chromosome 1, ASM4749672v1, whole genome shotgun sequence.
TCATCGAGGTTCGAAGTGCATCAATTAACGCAAAGTAACGCTGCACGAACCGGTGACGTGTGACTTTCAATCGTTTCCTGCACAAGAAAACAACATGCCTGAGAACGTTATAAAAAGGACCACTGGACCTTACATAGGTGCTATCGATGAAGGAACGAGTAGCGCTAGATTTTTAGTAAgattgatttgaaaataaaatttcatctatgtatatattttgacatagaaaagaaaaaaaatcgacatATATACACTATAAGAATTGTCACTTGACGATTAAACTGTAAACGAAAAACTAATAACCATTAAAAATCagtgtattttataatgtttattatatttatgtttaggTGTTTGATGTACTACGCAGGAAGGTAGTTGCTTTGCATCAGATTGAAATCAAGCAGAAATATCCTCAAGAAGGATGGGTGGAGCAGGATCCAAAAGAGATATTACAAGCTGTCATAGGATGTATACAAGAAACtgtaaaaaagatgaaaaagatGGGTTTATCAATTTCGGATATCAAAGCTATTGGAATTACTAACCAAAGAGAAACAACAGTGATTTGGGACAAGGATACCGGAGAGCCTTTGCATAATGCAATTGGTATAAacagatagaaaaatatcttatttttatatcaaattttataataaatttcttgctGATCCTTATGCATtgcatttgtaataatttaatgtaaattaatagagACTATTTGTTAccagaaattttatcttactatagatatatattattaaataaaattgttatcaaCTTTACAGTATGGCATGACATGAGGACAACAACAACTTTAGAAAACATATTGGATAAGATCCCTAATAAAACTAGAAACAAGAATTATTTGAAACCTCTATGTGGTTTACCAATGGCTCCATATTTTAGTGCTCTCAAGATACGCTGGTTGATAGATAACATTTCACGTGTGAAGCACGCAGTGGATGCAAAAAAGTGTGCTTTTGGAACAATTGATACATGGCTCATTTGGGTAAATAACTGAGtagtaaattaaaagtaaataaagtaTTCCAAAGATTATCATCAAATAAATCTTCTCGCATTTAGAATCTCACGAAAGGTCAGTTGCACATTACGGATGTATCAAATGCATCTCGCACAATGTTAATGAACATTGAAACATTAAAGTGGGATCCTTTATTATGCAGTTTCTTCAGTATTCCGCAACATATTCTTCCTGAAATACGGTCCAGTGCAGAAGTCTATGGCTATATTTCAAATCCTGAAGCTCTTGCAGGCATACCTATAGCAGGTGTAAGTATGCATGAAGAggattttacattatttttatttactataaacTTGAATTaacttttgtattaatttttaagactaGAATACAAGAAACTTCTTCAGAAAAGTTACTTTTGCCGAATATAATTGCTACTGTAATTTTGATAGTTGAATTTTGACTTATTTGTGATTAGTAGAATTATTTCAACTATTATTTctctaaacaaaataatagatttattttatcaatgtataggaaattctaatatatataataaatttactgaGATTTGCAGGAAAATGTTTTCTCAGTGtctttaagtaaatataatcttatgtaaaaaataattctttatgtatACACTTGACagcattatgtaataattgttataatttttttttgtattatagtGTGTAGGCGATCAACAGGGAGCTCTTCTTGGTCAATTATGTCTGAAGCCTGGTCAAGCAAAGGCAACATATGGTACAGGATGCTTTCTACTTTACAATACAGGGAATGTAGtatgtataaaacataataaacaataaaaaatatgtaaaaagaagtaaatacttctctctttttaaatgaaaagaacgtgctcttgaaaaataattaataaaaattttactttacagAAGATTGATTCAACGCAAGGTTTAATAACCACTGTTGCTTACAAAATTGCACGATCTCCAGTTGTTTACGCACTAGAAGGATCTGTCGCTGTTGCTGGAGCTGCTTTTTCCTGGCTGCGAGATAATATGCAACTTTTCAATAATATGACACAAATACAAGATATGGCAGAGCGTGTAAAATCTTCTGGCGACGTGTACTTTGTACCAGCTTTCTCAGGGCTGTACGCGCCCTATTGGCAGCAAGATGCGCGCgggtattgtttttttatcttttctattgttttctttttttattatttttttttatttcataaaaaattttaaaatctctttaataaaacactctttaataaagtatctctcatttttacaatttaatgaaatcagaGTAATTTGCGGTATTACCGAAGATACGGAACAGTACCATATTGTACGAGCAGCATTAGAAGCAGTCTGCTTCCAAACGAGAGATATGTTAGAGGCAATGGTGAAAGATTCAGAAACAAAACTGACAATGCTGCAAGTTGATGGCGGTATGACTgtgaataatttgttaatgcAATTACAAGCGGACTTAACGGGGATAACTGTcggtaagaaaatattattattaatatcctcTATATATCGAAATgatgttactttttttaatcaaaaataaaataatgttttaaataaataattatatgtgttgTGTGAATAGTGAGACCAAACATGGTTGAAACAACAGCACTAGGTGCTGCCATTTTAGCTGCCATTGGTGCAGacttaattgatataaatgaaGTGGATGTGTCTCAAGTAACTAAGTTTTCACCTATGATTGGTGAAAATGGTAAATAgtcgtgtatttttttatacctagttgtaataatttaatattgaagaaaataaaattatttaataacatttgaatgttttattttagagagagaTCTCAGATATTCCAAGTGGAAAATGGCTATTGAAAGATCCATGAAATGGGATTGTTCTACAactttagtaaataattaatcgtacgtatacatatatttttatactaaacatGAGATATTGTGAATgtctagagagagaaagagaaaatattataatatattatatgatgttATAgctataacattttataataaattatagctatattttatacgttaCATTTAATAGAACCTCGATTTTTCTGCTTTTCCGTATCTTCCATTTTTGactataaattactttaatataaatatatagatacgtagaatatatagaatatagaatatatatagagatatatagaatatatagaataaattactataaattagTCACCACAAGTAATTTTCTTAGCTTTTAATTTGTTCTCTTCAGATAGATACATTAGAAtagtcaaaaataatttttgtgaattttatatttactaatataatatttgaaggaTTAtctaaaattgcatataaaatatgagatataaaaaatatatttccattaaaaaataaataattactattgaTTTGGAATgccaaaaataatgatattggAAGAACTATTCTGTATACATTTGttttgtcaaatttatatataaattatatttgtaaaaattctattaaaaattaattactattgaTTTGGAATtccaaaaataatgatattggAAGAACtattctatatgtatacatttgttttgttaaatttatatataaattatatttctttaaattttaaaatttaattagtttaaaagttaattaatcaGAGATGTTTTTATTTCTGGTGAACTAATCAGTATATTACTAATTAGTATTATTACTAatcagtaataataataataataataataattattattattattattattattattattatttatatgtatataaagttcatattgtattatatgagatttatatagtattatatagtattagtatatataaatcaagatTTATCTCGATAATTACAGTTAAAAAACGAATTGGCCAGATATTAATTGACTCTGTCGGCCAAAGAACAAAGCTTCGATATATAAAGCGGTCATTTCGCGTTCTGACTAGCCATATCACAAACTGACGTGCGTGGCAAGAGCCGAAAAAAGTCGTAAGCTATAATTTTGCTACAACTTTAGATATGTTCAACgatctttttaacttttggaattaaaatttttttaacttctatattttgatttgttttatctaattatttttttttttttaaaaaacctattgaaacgtatatttttaaaattacaataaatctacaaaattattacttttataaagatatatattttattctcggACAAACAAATTTAATCGTTATTCGAGAGCTTAAGTTTTGTTTAATATcgtcatatattttgtaagcgtatatgtataacaaaaatgtatattttcctCGAAATTTATtaccaaatataatattaattggatttatatagataattatttttatattttttaagaacatatttattttaaatgttattttaaatgttaatgtcTTTGtgactaataatttaaattaattttaaagaattatctagagagagaaaaaagaaaaaaaattgagattgttcaaaatttgaaacttcttaaaatagagaatattatattttttgtactttggctatttatttcagttagatataatgtgtatgtgtgtgtgtgttaaggccagatataaaatttgcaaagtgATCGGTTAGTGCTTAATTGAATTAGCCAAAgcaggaaaaatatattttataattatttcgagtTTTGACAAATTAGTTCTAATTACTTTATAACTGGCCgcaatttattgattataattaataattctatatacatacactcatatgtgtatatatttttatattattattgttattatattactattgttaacttatttttattagaaaaaaataatataaaaatgacattgCTAATGTATAAGACATTATGTAGCAAACGTTTTTGCTCcaaactttttcattttaacgCAAAAAGTATTATCTATTGATCGATTCTGCAACATTCCGAGGAATAGATCAATGTTACGTATACCGGCACATGTAAGATGACGGCACGTGCGATGTTGTATCATCCCTATGTTCTATTCactcatctttttttctttatcatcaCTCTTCTCTCCAGTCTATTAAGCAAGAAGCAGTTAAATATTCGTGAACACAAGATGAAGGATCACGACAGAACCTGTCAACAAAAAAAACCtacgaaattgaaaaatatctcgGACAACACGGAGATATTTGATTCCTTGCATTCAAAATATCTTgaggtattttttaaaaaaccttgattttgaaaattgatatagcaaataattagatatgttactctttattaaaaacaatacaaaTTGCTTCTTATTAGTGAATAAAATCAGAAGGAatctaattatgtattaaaacataatataaaaatcaaaataaaatttttttatacagattcgttactttctaattaattattcaataaaattgaaaaaatttttttagcttcttgatataattgaataaaaaaatcttaattaaatttttataaaatctttattaaattatatattctttataatgaaataaaattctttttgagatttttcaagcgtatattttaataataaacatgatAATGAAAGAAGGCTACAGgtgaaacaaataattgaaacacTAATGTTAagcgatttttttatagaaaaccATTTGCACGAAACAAGAATGTCTCAGTAGCATAATGCAGCTGCCACTTCACGGA
It encodes:
- the Gk1 gene encoding glycerol kinase 3, which translates into the protein MPENVIKRTTGPYIGAIDEGTSSARFLVFDVLRRKVVALHQIEIKQKYPQEGWVEQDPKEILQAVIGCIQETVKKMKKMGLSISDIKAIGITNQRETTVIWDKDTGEPLHNAIVWHDMRTTTTLENILDKIPNKTRNKNYLKPLCGLPMAPYFSALKIRWLIDNISRVKHAVDAKKCAFGTIDTWLIWNLTKGQLHITDVSNASRTMLMNIETLKWDPLLCSFFSIPQHILPEIRSSAEVYGYISNPEALAGIPIAGCVGDQQGALLGQLCLKPGQAKATYGTGCFLLYNTGNVKIDSTQGLITTVAYKIARSPVVYALEGSVAVAGAAFSWLRDNMQLFNNMTQIQDMAERVKSSGDVYFVPAFSGLYAPYWQQDARGVICGITEDTEQYHIVRAALEAVCFQTRDMLEAMVKDSETKLTMLQVDGGMTVNNLLMQLQADLTGITVVRPNMVETTALGAAILAAIGADLIDINEVDVSQVTKFSPMIGENERDLRYSKWKMAIERSMKWDCSTTLVNN